One window of Leptotrichia sp. oral taxon 498 genomic DNA carries:
- a CDS encoding IMPACT family protein translates to MKTVKKETIIEFEEKKSKFIGYIKPITTVLEGENFIEKIKKMHPNATHNVPLYRVIENGQEYFKYNDDGEPSNTAGKPMAEILNILDVYNVAIVATRYFGGIKLGAGGLIRNYAKTAKLAVNEAEIVEYIQKSTFIIDYKYEYTSEIELFLNSKKDEYKIEILEKNYSDRVTMKILATSEIENELNNFQNILVIKL, encoded by the coding sequence ATGAAAACAGTAAAAAAAGAAACTATAATCGAATTTGAAGAAAAAAAATCTAAATTTATTGGTTATATTAAGCCTATTACTACAGTTTTGGAAGGTGAAAATTTCATAGAAAAAATTAAAAAAATGCATCCAAACGCTACTCACAATGTTCCTTTGTACCGTGTCATTGAAAATGGACAGGAATATTTTAAATACAACGACGACGGAGAACCTTCAAATACTGCTGGAAAACCTATGGCTGAAATTTTAAATATTTTAGATGTCTACAATGTGGCAATTGTCGCAACGAGATATTTTGGCGGAATAAAATTGGGAGCTGGAGGACTTATCAGAAATTATGCCAAAACAGCTAAACTTGCTGTAAATGAAGCCGAAATTGTGGAATATATACAAAAATCAACATTTATAATAGACTATAAATATGAATATACTTCAGAGATAGAACTTTTTTTGAACAGCAAAAAAGATGAATATAAAATTGAAATATTGGAAAAAAACTACTCCGACAGAGTTACTATGAAAATATTAGCAACTTCTGAAATAGAAAATGAATTGAATAATTTTCAAAATATATTAGTGATAAAATTATAA
- the recR gene encoding recombination mediator RecR, with the protein MKKLDDLIDVFAKLPGIGRKSAQRIAFDILEKSENEIDEMLNTIKTSHSGIKHCKICGNLSENDICEICSDDKRDKNVICVVEGVRDVIAFEKSDTYFGLYHVLGGKIDPLNGITIEDLNLKNLINRLDGSVKEVILALNPDLEGETTNLYLTKILKGKNIKVSKIASGIPIGGNIEYTDILTLGKSLEGRIDIE; encoded by the coding sequence ATGAAAAAATTAGATGATTTGATAGATGTCTTTGCGAAACTTCCTGGAATTGGAAGAAAAAGTGCACAAAGAATAGCTTTTGACATATTGGAAAAGAGTGAAAATGAAATTGATGAAATGCTAAATACAATTAAAACTTCACATTCTGGAATTAAGCACTGCAAAATTTGCGGAAATCTGTCAGAAAACGACATCTGTGAAATTTGTTCAGACGATAAAAGGGATAAAAATGTTATCTGTGTCGTGGAAGGTGTAAGAGATGTGATTGCTTTTGAAAAGTCGGACACTTATTTTGGACTTTATCATGTTTTAGGTGGAAAAATTGACCCGCTAAATGGAATAACTATTGAAGATTTGAATTTAAAAAATTTAATTAATAGATTAGATGGTTCTGTCAAGGAAGTTATTTTAGCTCTAAATCCAGATTTGGAAGGAGAAACGACAAATTTATATTTGACTAAAATTTTAAAAGGAAAAAATATAAAAGTTTCAAAAATTGCAAGTGGAATCCCAATTGGCGGAAATATTGAATATACCGATATTTTAACGCTTGGAAAATCGCTGGAAGGTAGAATTGATATAGAATAA
- the thrC gene encoding threonine synthase yields MNYKSTREINPNNVKSSTFAALHGLCEDGGLYIPEKLPDVKLTYDELKDLSYQEISEKIIKLFFTEFSEKEIKTAINNAYNSTTFNDKNIVPVHKLNDKVSFGELFHGRTLAFKDLALSLFPYLLLLSKEKQKEDKKILILAATSGDTGKAALEGFKDVDGINIVVFYPKNGVSPMQEEQMRKQLGNNVEIVAINGNFDDAQSAIKVIFSSDEFKKYANEHDVMFSSANSINIGRLFPQIIYYVTTYVNLVNAGTIKAEEEFNVVVPTGNFGNILAGFIAKKLGVPIKKFISASNKNKVLADFFQTGTYNKNRDFYATNSPSMDILLSSNFERYLYYALNEDSKRVSELIKNLLSGGKLSVSDKELENIQNEFYGEFANDEETVSAIKKIYENYHYLMDPHTAVAYSVYEKLDEKHLDKDIHTVIMSTAHPFKFPAPIAKALGIDDTKEPYAILDEVSEITGVKFPEKLTEVRNSEIRFSDVIDKADIQKFVKNYIKNLK; encoded by the coding sequence ATGAACTATAAAAGTACGAGAGAAATTAATCCCAATAATGTAAAAAGTTCTACTTTTGCGGCACTTCATGGACTTTGTGAAGATGGAGGATTGTATATTCCAGAAAAATTGCCAGATGTAAAATTGACTTATGATGAATTAAAAGACTTATCTTATCAAGAAATTTCAGAAAAAATTATAAAATTATTTTTTACAGAATTTTCAGAAAAAGAAATAAAAACTGCCATAAATAATGCCTACAACAGCACAACTTTTAACGACAAAAACATAGTTCCAGTTCACAAATTAAATGACAAAGTGAGCTTTGGAGAATTATTTCACGGAAGAACACTGGCGTTTAAAGATTTAGCTTTGTCACTTTTCCCATATTTACTTCTTTTGAGTAAGGAAAAACAAAAAGAAGACAAAAAAATCTTAATTTTAGCGGCAACTTCTGGTGATACTGGAAAAGCGGCACTTGAAGGATTTAAGGATGTTGATGGAATTAACATTGTCGTTTTTTATCCAAAAAATGGAGTTAGTCCAATGCAGGAAGAACAAATGAGAAAACAGCTTGGAAACAATGTGGAAATCGTTGCGATTAATGGAAATTTTGATGATGCTCAAAGCGCTATAAAAGTGATTTTTTCAAGCGATGAATTTAAAAAATATGCAAATGAACACGATGTTATGTTTTCAAGTGCAAATTCAATTAACATCGGAAGATTATTCCCGCAAATTATATATTATGTGACAACTTATGTAAATTTGGTAAATGCTGGAACAATTAAAGCTGAGGAAGAATTTAATGTAGTGGTTCCAACTGGAAATTTTGGAAATATCTTAGCAGGATTTATTGCAAAAAAACTTGGAGTACCAATCAAAAAATTTATTTCAGCTTCAAACAAAAACAAAGTTTTAGCTGACTTTTTCCAAACTGGAACATATAATAAAAACAGAGACTTTTATGCAACAAATTCACCATCAATGGACATTCTTCTTTCATCAAACTTTGAAAGATATTTATATTATGCGTTAAATGAAGACAGCAAGAGAGTAAGCGAGTTAATTAAAAACTTGCTTTCAGGCGGAAAATTGTCAGTAAGCGACAAAGAACTAGAAAATATTCAAAATGAATTTTACGGAGAATTTGCAAATGATGAAGAAACTGTAAGTGCGATTAAAAAAATTTATGAAAATTACCACTATTTAATGGATCCCCACACAGCCGTTGCCTATTCAGTTTACGAAAAACTGGATGAAAAACATCTGGACAAAGACATTCACACTGTAATAATGTCAACTGCTCATCCATTCAAGTTCCCAGCTCCAATTGCAAAAGCGTTGGGAATTGATGATACAAAAGAACCTTATGCAATTTTGGATGAAGTCTCAGAAATTACTGGAGTAAAATTTCCTGAAAAATTGACTGAAGTTAGAAATTCTGAGATTAGATTTTCAGATGTGATTGATAAGGCTGATATTCAGAAATTTGTGAAAAATTATATAAAAAATTTGAAATAA
- a CDS encoding DUF1003 domain-containing protein, whose translation MKRSKKLKTVKTKSKSIKNKEISLKQMLKSVDDDLKREEIIHMLLEQKVSKVIKEEKDEKIKISNKISRFIGSKKFINLVIAVVAIWLFINLIFIFNKQFDSYSFVILNAILSFVMLLFCSLIIINQNKSKKLDEKKSLNDYKVNLKNEIVIEDLHYKLDELIKKQNEMAQRVAQLENKKGKNNKKERTFKFIDITETEKEHDS comes from the coding sequence ATGAAAAGGAGTAAAAAATTGAAAACGGTCAAAACAAAATCAAAAAGCATTAAAAATAAAGAAATTTCTTTAAAACAGATGCTTAAAAGTGTAGATGATGACTTAAAAAGAGAAGAAATAATACATATGCTGTTAGAGCAAAAAGTTTCTAAAGTTATAAAAGAAGAAAAAGATGAAAAAATAAAAATTTCAAATAAAATTTCAAGATTTATTGGAAGCAAAAAATTTATTAACTTGGTTATCGCAGTTGTGGCAATCTGGCTTTTTATAAATTTGATATTTATATTTAATAAACAGTTTGACTCTTATTCTTTTGTAATTTTAAATGCAATTTTGTCTTTTGTTATGCTTTTATTTTGTTCACTTATTATAATTAATCAAAACAAATCAAAGAAACTTGATGAGAAAAAGTCTTTGAATGATTATAAAGTGAATTTAAAAAATGAGATTGTAATTGAAGATTTGCACTACAAGTTAGACGAGTTAATAAAAAAACAAAATGAAATGGCACAAAGAGTGGCACAATTGGAAAATAAAAAAGGGAAAAACAATAAAAAAGAAAGGACATTTAAATTTATAGATATTACAGAAACTGAAAAGGAACACGATAGTTGA
- a CDS encoding cupin domain-containing protein, with translation MNIFDLKKFENFENNEEIITILEKNKNIKIERIISEGQTTDWQSCDKNEFVILVQGNAEITYFKNSEIVKLSSGDTLLIKKNKKHKVSYTSKNPHCVWICIFYN, from the coding sequence ATGAACATTTTTGATTTGAAAAAATTTGAAAATTTTGAAAATAATGAAGAAATTATAACAATTTTGGAAAAAAATAAAAATATAAAAATCGAAAGAATTATTTCAGAAGGTCAAACTACCGACTGGCAAAGTTGTGATAAGAATGAATTTGTAATTTTGGTGCAAGGAAATGCTGAAATAACTTATTTTAAAAATTCTGAAATTGTAAAATTATCGAGTGGTGATACGCTTTTGATAAAAAAAAATAAAAAACATAAAGTGAGTTATACAAGTAAAAATCCGCATTGTGTGTGGATTTGTATTTTTTATAATTAA
- the metH gene encoding methionine synthase: MATSQYKNSYDFLQNDLKNRILLLDGAMGTMIQKQNLTADDFGGEKYEGCNDYLVLTKPEIIKNIHKEYLKSGSDIIETNSFGALDIVLKDYDLEDRAFEMCKRAAELVNEAILEYRSENPDDTRHLYVAGALGPSNKSISVTGGVTFDELVHTYYTAVSGLLAGGVDLILFETIQDTRNLKAAYLGLKKAMEENYTVPLMLSFTIESTGTTLAGQTADAFYYAVNHMHPFSVGLNCATGPEFMTQFLKTLNDISNTYISVYPNAGLPNEDGEYEETPVTLANKLEPFFKNKYLNIVGGCCGTTPDYIKEIKEKTVNYEPRNIDKDKNFNNLSGLISLETPKDRPIYVGERTNVIGSRIFKNLIAQEKFDEATEVARLQIKGDADVIDVCLANPDRDEVADMKAFLEKVSKFAKVPIMLDSTDINVVEKGLTYLQGKGIINSINLEDGEEKFKKMAEVIKEFGAAVVVGLIDEEGMAVSLEKKIKVARRSYELLTKKYGIDERDIIFDTLVFPVATGDQKYIGSASATIEAIREIKKEMPNVKTILGVSNISFGLPIAGREVLNTYYMNKAYEAGLDFAIVNTEKIIPMDEISDEEKELSENILFHTDDENVSKFANFYRDKKATKKKVDVSNLTAEEKVSNLVVEGSKKDLTVLLDELLKKYTPIEIINGPLMTGMDEVGRLFNKNDLIVAEVLQSAEVMKASVAHLEQFMEKDESSVKGKIIMATVKGDVHDIGKNLVGIIIGNNGYEVIDLGINTPAEKIRDAVVKEKADFLGLSGLLVKSAAEMVNTVAVLREAGISIPIFVGGAALTEKFTVNKIEPAYENNIVIYSKDAMTALSDLNKMIDEKKFEEFREYLQKRRDLLLIKDEKELQKLKVKQTVSDIKDKDGTFDYSEIEIPKYNFEKIYKPETLNKQIITNIKAKDVFPFINLQMLIGKHLGLKWIVGKMLEKQDPRTVKIYNEIKDIIEHGDEYFDITAIYKYFPVRRKYGKEKNEFSLEILSDDSSKVIETFNFPRQKYGQYLSLNDYVNPDGIDYVGFFVATAGEKSRIVSNELKAKGEFYKGHLVNSIGLELAEATSEYIHQIMRKDVGIIDKELQTEDILKANYQGNRYSFGYPACPDLSDQKKLFKLLKPEIYGIKLTDEFMMYPEASVSAIVFSQPFCKYFNM, from the coding sequence ATGGCAACATCACAATATAAAAATTCATATGATTTTTTACAAAATGATTTAAAAAATAGAATTTTACTGCTAGATGGAGCTATGGGGACAATGATTCAAAAGCAGAATTTGACTGCGGATGATTTTGGCGGCGAAAAATATGAGGGGTGTAACGACTATCTTGTGTTGACAAAACCTGAAATTATTAAAAATATTCATAAAGAATATTTGAAATCTGGAAGTGACATCATTGAAACAAATAGTTTTGGAGCTTTGGACATTGTTCTAAAAGATTATGATTTGGAAGACAGAGCTTTTGAAATGTGCAAAAGAGCGGCAGAGCTTGTAAATGAGGCAATTTTAGAATATAGAAGTGAAAATCCTGATGATACTAGGCATCTTTATGTTGCAGGAGCTTTAGGACCATCTAATAAGTCAATTAGTGTTACTGGAGGAGTTACTTTTGATGAACTTGTCCATACATATTATACAGCTGTTTCAGGACTTCTAGCTGGGGGAGTGGATTTAATCCTGTTTGAGACAATTCAAGATACAAGAAACTTAAAAGCTGCGTATTTAGGGCTTAAAAAGGCTATGGAAGAAAATTATACCGTGCCGCTTATGTTGTCATTTACGATTGAAAGCACAGGAACGACACTTGCCGGGCAAACTGCGGATGCCTTTTATTACGCTGTAAATCATATGCATCCATTTTCTGTCGGATTAAACTGCGCAACAGGACCTGAATTTATGACTCAGTTTTTAAAAACATTAAATGATATTTCAAATACTTACATTTCTGTTTATCCAAACGCAGGGCTTCCAAATGAAGATGGAGAATATGAAGAAACTCCAGTAACTTTGGCAAATAAATTAGAACCTTTTTTCAAAAATAAATATTTGAATATCGTAGGTGGCTGTTGTGGAACCACGCCAGATTACATTAAAGAGATTAAAGAGAAAACTGTGAACTATGAACCTAGAAATATTGATAAAGATAAAAATTTTAATAATTTGTCTGGTCTAATTTCACTTGAAACTCCTAAAGATAGACCAATTTATGTGGGAGAACGAACAAATGTAATAGGTTCAAGAATTTTTAAAAATCTTATTGCACAGGAAAAATTTGATGAAGCGACTGAAGTTGCAAGGCTTCAAATTAAAGGGGATGCCGATGTAATTGATGTCTGTCTTGCAAATCCAGATAGAGATGAAGTTGCCGATATGAAAGCATTTTTGGAAAAGGTTTCAAAATTTGCAAAAGTGCCGATAATGCTTGACTCGACTGATATAAATGTTGTTGAAAAAGGGCTGACTTATCTTCAGGGAAAAGGGATTATTAATTCGATAAACTTGGAAGACGGGGAAGAAAAATTTAAGAAAATGGCTGAAGTTATCAAAGAATTTGGAGCTGCGGTTGTTGTGGGGCTTATTGACGAAGAAGGAATGGCTGTTTCGCTTGAGAAGAAAATTAAGGTGGCAAGACGAAGTTATGAGCTGCTTACAAAAAAATATGGAATTGATGAAAGAGATATAATTTTTGATACGCTTGTTTTCCCGGTTGCGACAGGAGACCAGAAATATATTGGTTCTGCAAGTGCGACAATTGAAGCTATTCGAGAAATAAAAAAAGAAATGCCTAATGTTAAAACAATTTTGGGAGTGAGTAACATTTCATTTGGATTGCCAATTGCGGGAAGAGAAGTGTTAAATACTTATTATATGAATAAAGCCTATGAAGCTGGGCTTGATTTTGCGATTGTAAATACTGAAAAAATTATTCCGATGGATGAAATTTCAGATGAAGAAAAAGAGCTGTCAGAAAATATATTGTTTCATACAGATGATGAAAATGTTTCAAAATTTGCAAATTTCTATAGAGATAAAAAGGCGACTAAGAAAAAAGTTGATGTAAGTAACTTGACGGCGGAAGAAAAAGTCTCAAATTTGGTTGTTGAAGGAAGTAAAAAGGATTTGACAGTTTTACTTGATGAACTTTTGAAAAAATATACTCCAATTGAAATAATAAATGGGCCTTTGATGACTGGAATGGACGAAGTTGGAAGACTTTTTAACAAAAATGATTTAATCGTTGCGGAAGTTTTGCAAAGTGCGGAAGTTATGAAAGCGAGTGTGGCACATTTAGAGCAGTTTATGGAAAAAGATGAGTCTTCTGTGAAAGGTAAAATAATTATGGCAACTGTAAAGGGTGATGTGCATGACATCGGGAAAAATTTGGTTGGAATAATTATTGGAAACAATGGCTACGAAGTAATTGATTTGGGAATTAATACTCCTGCGGAAAAAATTCGAGATGCTGTAGTAAAAGAAAAAGCTGATTTTTTAGGACTTTCAGGACTTCTGGTAAAATCTGCAGCTGAAATGGTGAATACTGTTGCTGTGTTGAGAGAAGCGGGAATTTCTATACCGATTTTCGTTGGAGGAGCCGCTCTTACAGAAAAATTTACAGTTAATAAAATTGAACCAGCTTATGAAAATAATATTGTAATTTATTCAAAAGATGCGATGACAGCACTTTCTGACTTGAATAAAATGATTGACGAAAAGAAATTTGAAGAATTTAGGGAATATTTGCAAAAGCGAAGAGATTTACTTTTAATAAAAGATGAAAAAGAACTGCAAAAATTAAAAGTAAAACAGACAGTTAGCGATATTAAAGATAAAGACGGAACTTTTGACTATTCTGAAATTGAAATTCCAAAATATAATTTTGAGAAAATTTATAAGCCTGAAACTTTGAACAAGCAAATTATTACAAATATAAAGGCAAAAGATGTATTTCCGTTTATCAATTTACAAATGCTTATTGGAAAACATCTGGGTCTTAAATGGATTGTTGGAAAAATGCTTGAAAAACAAGATCCTCGTACAGTAAAAATATATAATGAAATTAAAGATATTATCGAACACGGCGATGAATATTTTGATATAACTGCAATTTACAAATATTTTCCTGTGCGGCGAAAATATGGTAAAGAAAAAAACGAATTTTCGTTGGAAATTTTATCCGATGATTCGAGTAAAGTTATCGAAACATTTAATTTTCCAAGACAGAAATACGGTCAATATTTGTCATTAAACGATTATGTAAATCCTGATGGAATAGATTATGTAGGATTTTTTGTTGCAACAGCTGGAGAGAAGTCAAGAATTGTGTCTAACGAATTAAAAGCAAAAGGTGAGTTTTATAAAGGACATTTGGTAAATTCGATAGGACTGGAACTTGCGGAAGCTACTTCTGAGTATATTCACCAAATTATGAGAAAAGATGTGGGAATTATTGATAAAGAATTGCAAACGGAAGATATATTAAAAGCAAATTATCAAGGTAACCGTTATTCATTTGGATATCCAGCGTGTCCAGATTTAAGCGACCAGAAAAAATTGTTTAAATTGTTAAAACCTGAAATTTATGGAATAAAACTTACTGATGAATTTATGATGTATCCTGAAGCATCTGTAAGTGCTATCGTATTTTCACAGCCATTTTGCAAATATTTTAATATGTAA
- a CDS encoding chromate transporter: MNEIMKLLHLSIEFGKVGLFSVGGGLATLPFLYHMGQRTGWFTANDVSDMIAISQSTPGPMGINMATSVGFTIAGLWGAVIAPIALTIPSIIITIMISNALRKFQDSVLVQDIFYGLRPASIALIVTAGISVAKGSLFDIEKYNLSKNIVNLFDYKSIILAIIIAILTKFKFNPILLIVLSAIAGIIFKFQ, encoded by the coding sequence ATGAATGAAATAATGAAATTATTGCATTTATCAATTGAATTTGGAAAAGTTGGACTTTTTTCAGTTGGTGGAGGACTTGCGACTTTGCCGTTTCTTTATCATATGGGACAGAGAACAGGATGGTTTACTGCTAATGATGTGTCGGATATGATAGCGATTTCTCAGTCAACACCTGGACCTATGGGAATTAATATGGCAACTTCAGTTGGATTTACAATAGCGGGACTATGGGGAGCAGTAATTGCGCCAATTGCACTTACAATACCATCGATAATAATAACTATTATGATTTCTAACGCACTAAGAAAATTTCAGGATTCAGTTTTGGTGCAAGATATTTTTTATGGATTGAGACCAGCTTCTATTGCACTTATTGTAACAGCTGGGATTAGTGTAGCAAAAGGGTCTTTATTTGATATAGAAAAATACAATTTGTCAAAAAATATTGTCAATTTATTTGATTACAAATCCATTATTTTGGCAATAATTATTGCAATACTTACAAAGTTTAAGTTTAATCCCATACTTTTAATTGTATTATCGGCAATTGCAGGAATAATTTTCAAATTTCAATAA